The genomic DNA CTGTGATCAGAAGTTTCATTATATACATATGCTTTTTTTCTGTTAAATATCAGTAATATCAGTCCCAGTGCTGCAGGTATTGAAAATATTTGAAAAATCCCGGCACTTGGCTCCATATATATCATAGTTGTAATAAAAGAAAGCATTAATACAAAATACATTTCCACACTAAACTTTATCTTAAAAAATAAGAGTATTCCTGTAATCAGCATTACTGCTGAAAAAAACAAGCATATTTTAAAGATCAGTACGGAACCGGGATAAAAACTTCTGCCCGGAGTATCTCCATTTACCATTAAGCTTGATGAAATAACAGTGTAATTTACAGCTCCCAGAAAAATGGCATATGCTGAAATTAAGATTCCTATTACTCTTTTTAACATCTTTCCTCCTATCTATTAACCATTATAGAGAATTTCTCCCTATTATTCTTAATAACGGCTTTATATCCGTATTTTTAGCAAATTCCAGTTCATAAACACCGGAATCAAAAATCCATAATCTGACCTTACTTTCAAAATCAAATGTTCCGGCTGTTTCCACAGAAAACGAATTAATCCTAGAATAGCTTATAGATCTGTATTCCTGTGTCTTCCCAGTCATACCCAGGATTTCTACAAAAATTATTCTCTTTGTAGTCAAAATAATAATTTCTTTTGACGTCTGATAAGTTCGAAGAAGTTCCTCATCTTCTACCATCAGAAATTCTACTTTATCTTTAAAAAGCTCAGGATTGCTTTCCTTTAAACCTCTGATTCTTGCAACTATAGTTTCTTTCATGTTATTCTCCCCAAATTTTTTTTATAAAAAAACTATTTTAAATACACTATTTCATTTTTAAAACAGCCTATTAATAACTATTTATTCTGCTAAAGTGGCATCTCCAAAGCTTGATTTATATTTCTTAGTATAAACAGAAATTGTTGTATAGCCTTGATCTACTAATTTAGCAAGATTATTTACTTTTAATTTTAATTCTTCATTTACATAAGCTTTTTTCAGTTCTTTGGATATTACTTTCATATCTTTAAAATCTCCGCCTTTGCTCAGAACCACATAAACATCTTTCCCTTTTCCGTCATATGTAAAATTATTTATAATTATTTCTTTTTCATTTGTATCAGCTGTTATACTGCCATTTATCTGATGAATTTTAGGTACGAAATTTCCTGTTAAAGTTTCTGAAAAGCCTGTTACAGAAACAAATAAAATTCCCAGCAGCAATAAGATCTTTTTCATGTTCTATTCCTCCTCTTGTTTTACTTAATTATATTTCCGCTGTCTTTATTGAAGGTTTTTTTTATCTTTGTTTTATCTTATACAGGTATTTATTTGGTATTATTTATTTTAAGTTACATGCTGCTGATGCTGACTCTATCGTCTGCTGCTAACATGCCAGACGTAAAATAAGGAGCAAAGCCCAGATAAAAATAAACATATCAAAACAATAGAAACTTGTCACTTTACATTAATGATGATTTACGTTATAATAAATTAGACAAAATATAAATATTTGCGGGAGGAATAAATATGAAAAAGATAATCTTGATTACATCTTTATTAGCAGTTTTAGCATCTTGCAGTTCTGTTGCTACTGATAAGACTGACCAGGCTGACTATAACAGAGGATATAACAAAAACTGTAACTATCAATACGGAGAAGGTAATATTAATAATGCCAATTGCAGCGCTGATACATTCTAATATTCCGGTTTATTTATATCCGGAATTTTAAAGTAAGTGTGAGTGTTTTGACATTATTCCATAATTATTTCATATGTAAAACAAACAAAACACTAGTAGTTTAATTAATATAAAAAATAGAGTAGCTGAATAACAGCTACTTTATTTTATTTTTTATATACCTTCAATGCTTCTTTCAGTACTTTCATTCCATTTTCTATTTCTGTCAGATTATGTGTACAGAATGAAAATCTTCCTTCCCTGAGTCCTTTATTTGGTGTTGAATAAAATCCCGGTCCCGGAGCAAACATTAAAGTCTGGTTTTCATATCTAAATTCTGTGAGAAGCCATATTACAAAATCTTCTATATTATCCACAGGAAGCTCCGCAAATATGTAAAAAGCACTGTCAGGCTTATAACATGTCACTCCCTCTATTTCATTCAGGTGATTATATAAAAGATCCCTTCTTACTTTATATTCCAGTTTTACTTCACTTAGATATGTATCAATGGTATTAATCAAATTCGCACTTGCAAACTGTTCTATAGTAGAAACAGAAAGCCTTGCCTGACACAATTTCAGTGCCAGATTTATAAAATCTTTATTTTTGGATGCTATAACACCGATTCTTGCACCGCAGGCACTGTAATGCTTTGAAATACTGTCTATCAATATTACCCTGTCCTCTACGCCTTCCATATTTAGAAATGATTTATATTCTATATCATCATAAATAAACTGTCTGTAAACTTCGTCAGATATTATAAATAAATCATGCTTCTGCGCAATTTCCACTATCATTTCCATTTCCTTCAGGGTAAGTACTGTTCCTGTGGGGTTACTCGGGTTAGAAAACATTATTGCCTTTGTTCTGGGTGTTATGAGCTTTTCTATCTCTTCTTTTGCAGGAAGGTGATAGTTATTTTCCAGCTTAGTTTCTATAGGAACCAGCTTTGCATCTGCTGATCTCAGAAAACTCTCATAATTCGAATAATAAGGTTCCGGAACCAAAACTTCTTCCCCGGGATTACAAATACTGGCCAGCGTAAACATAAGCGCTTCACTTCCGCCGTGAGTAATAAGCATATCCTCAGGATCCAGATTTATCCCCATTTTATGATATGATTTTGAAAAAGTTTCCAATAATTCGTTTATTCCTCTGGAATTGGCATATTTTATTATTTTTTCTTTATAATTATGTAGTCCTTCGAAAAAGGAATCCGGAGTCTGGACATCCGGCTGTCCTATATGCAGTTGATATACCTTTACACCGCTTTTCATAGCTTCGTCTGCATAAGGAACCAGTTTTCTTATCGGAGAGTACTGCATACTTAATATTCTTTGCGAAAACTTCATTTTATCCTCCTAAACATTTAAATATTATATTACATTTTATCTCTTAAACAGAAAAATAGCAAGAAGTATTTCCTGCTATTGATAAAAATTTTACTTTTTGTATTTTTCATTAAGTGCTTTCAAAACAGCAAATGTCTCGGCATCCATAATTCCATCATATTTATTCTGTCTGAAATGAAACTGAAACGCTGTTATTACATTCTTTGTCTGTTCGTCATATACTTTGCTTACCGCTATCCCATATCCGAATTTTCTTAATTCTTTCTGGACTTCTTCAGGAGTTATCCTGTTATCAAAAGCATCTTTATATTTTTCTTTATCTGTTTCATCATACCACATTCCTATTCCATAATCTCTGTACAGCTCCTCCCAAGGAAAAAGCGGTCCCGGATCCTGCTTTCTCTGCGGTGCAATATCAGAATGCCCCAGTATATTCTGTGGTTCCACTTCATACCGTTTTATTAAATCCTGTACTAAAACAGCAGTTTTATGTATCTGCCATGAAGGATACCGGTAAAATTCCATTTTTCCGTCTTTCAGAATAAAACCTTTATTCACTATTTCTATTCCTATGGAATTGTCATTCAGATTAGTAAAATTTCCCCAGCTGCTGACTCCTGCATGCCATGCTCTTTTATTTTCATCCACAAGATAATATATGGGTTCATTCTCTCTGTCAGTA from Sebaldella termitidis ATCC 33386 includes the following:
- a CDS encoding PH domain-containing protein; the encoded protein is MKETIVARIRGLKESNPELFKDKVEFLMVEDEELLRTYQTSKEIIILTTKRIIFVEILGMTGKTQEYRSISYSRINSFSVETAGTFDFESKVRLWIFDSGVYELEFAKNTDIKPLLRIIGRNSL
- a CDS encoding membrane lipoprotein lipid attachment site-containing protein yields the protein MKKIILITSLLAVLASCSSVATDKTDQADYNRGYNKNCNYQYGEGNINNANCSADTF
- a CDS encoding N-acetylmuramoyl-L-alanine amidase → MRIILKRIILLFNIFLILAGCTSITEKGSRVINTRSGSERVDGLTYNSKGQNFRQRFIILHYTVSDRERSIDLLTNKDVSSHYLITDRENEPIYYLVDENKRAWHAGVSSWGNFTNLNDNSIGIEIVNKGFILKDGKMEFYRYPSWQIHKTAVLVQDLIKRYEVEPQNILGHSDIAPQRKQDPGPLFPWEELYRDYGIGMWYDETDKEKYKDAFDNRITPEEVQKELRKFGYGIAVSKVYDEQTKNVITAFQFHFRQNKYDGIMDAETFAVLKALNEKYKK
- a CDS encoding pyridoxal phosphate-dependent aminotransferase; protein product: MKFSQRILSMQYSPIRKLVPYADEAMKSGVKVYQLHIGQPDVQTPDSFFEGLHNYKEKIIKYANSRGINELLETFSKSYHKMGINLDPEDMLITHGGSEALMFTLASICNPGEEVLVPEPYYSNYESFLRSADAKLVPIETKLENNYHLPAKEEIEKLITPRTKAIMFSNPSNPTGTVLTLKEMEMIVEIAQKHDLFIISDEVYRQFIYDDIEYKSFLNMEGVEDRVILIDSISKHYSACGARIGVIASKNKDFINLALKLCQARLSVSTIEQFASANLINTIDTYLSEVKLEYKVRRDLLYNHLNEIEGVTCYKPDSAFYIFAELPVDNIEDFVIWLLTEFRYENQTLMFAPGPGFYSTPNKGLREGRFSFCTHNLTEIENGMKVLKEALKVYKK
- a CDS encoding DM13 domain-containing protein, whose product is MKKILLLLGILFVSVTGFSETLTGNFVPKIHQINGSITADTNEKEIIINNFTYDGKGKDVYVVLSKGGDFKDMKVISKELKKAYVNEELKLKVNNLAKLVDQGYTTISVYTKKYKSSFGDATLAE